ATGGAATGCGCGCGTATGTAGGAAGGAATAGCAAAGCGGACCCAGACGAAGAGGTGTGAATGAGCGAATGCAGGAGTAGCAagcgaaaggggaagggaagggggttGTTATGGTGAAGCGGCCAATGATGGGCGGATAGGTAGGCGGATAGGTAAgcggaagggagggagaagaaaggtgGTTACACACGAGACGTGCGGGGCATCAGAAGCAGCACTCCTGGAACACCGCAAGAAGCGCGGAAGTGGATGGGTGCACCGCAATTGTTTTTCCTGGGGTGCAGGAGAGCTAACCATGGCGGTTACCATGATGAGAAGCGCTACACAGgccaccttctccctcctctcttatCGCAAGAGAACGGTGTCTGTCCGATTCCCATTACTCTCAtcattggggggggggggggggcgggatGCCACACTCCTCCAGTGACAAGTAATTGCgaagaaggaaggggaagccATTGCAGAAGAGGACGACAGCTTGATGCCGCGCGCTCAAGAcggtgcaccacagcacgAGACCTGGGCACAAGAGGCTgagagacacacaaaaagaaatgAATCCCAACTTCCACGGGGGCCTACCGCGTTGCTCTAtacccttttcttctttctttttttttagACGTggagaaacaaaaatgaAACGTGAAACGAGCAACCATAAAAAAAACCCAAGACGAGGAAAGTCAAGGAGAGCCCACATCATCGCCGATGTCTGCCTTTGGCCTCAAACGCTTGCCTCGGCACCTTTGCGTATCTCGTCGCCACAACCCCCTACTCATGTCCCTacagtacacacacacacaaagagtgagagagagagagagacatcaTCATATCAAACAAGTATGGCGCGTGAGACAGGGACAGAGATggggacgaggagagagacgccggGTCAGCCGTTTGACGATCTAACCGAGGAAATGCAAGAGGACCGTGGTCGTAGCGGTAACCAGTTCTTTAGACGATCGCGGGGGCGTGCGTAGAGATCTTGGGCCACAGGTCCGCAGACTCCTTCGCCACAGGGCCGGCAATGCCAGAACCCTTCATCTCACCCTTGGGGTTCACGATCACGCCAGCGTTGTCCTCGAAGTAGATCACAGTACCGTCCTTGCGGCGCCAACTCTTGCGCTGGCGGATGATTACGGCATTCAGCACcttcttgcgcagctccggctTGCCCTTCTTCACAGAGCACATCACCATATCGCCCAGCGCAGCAGACGGCAGACGGTTAAGACGACCGTGGTAGCCCTTCACGGAGATGATGTACAGGTTTTTGGCACCAGTGTTGTCCGCGCAGTTCACCACCGCGCCGACGGGCAGCGCGACGGACAcgcggaagcggcagcccTTGACGTTGGCCTGATCCTTACCCATGATTGACTATCTAGCCTCGTGTGTTTACTTGTGCACGCGCGAATAGCGCGGAACATCGCAGGATGAATGTGACAGATGGAGAGGACaaaatgaaagaaaaaagagagggtgtACATGGAGAAAAGCGACACAATGTGGAGAAACGTGGTCGAGCCGAAGCAACGCATTCGTAGACGACACTGTGAACCGTGTGACCTCATCTTTGTAGTCAACTCATGACTGCATCGCACCAAAGGAGGCGTGTCCGACGATGGGCCCCCGCTGACTCAAAATCGTTGGGGGGAAGAGCTTCAATGGGTGGTTCAGTCGAGCCTCGTCTCGCTACATCTGCACACAGGAAGAGGCGCGCTCAAATACGGTGCGTCTGCAATGGCGACGGCACACACGTCAAGCGCAGGGCAAAATAAttaaaaaaaagagggatgTTTGGCCTCACAGCAAAGAGGGCGCACACAGATTGCACGCTCTCGTCACTCCCCAAGCGCACACCAGGAGAAGAGCACCTTTCGACTGTAAAGGGATTCCGCTACCACTCTCATCAAATGCGAAAAAGAACAGCGCGCATCCCTCGACCGCGGGTTTCTTCGATACCATAACAAACAGAGCACCGTCACCATAGCGGAGCGATGCACGACTGAAATCACCGGACCGCTGCCACAGACTCACGACTGACGCCTCGACTGACGATCAATGTTGATGGCGGCAAATTCACGTATTTCTCGCTCAGATGGCATATCCATGCCGGTGAAGCGCCACTTGCGGTCATTTGCCTTCCACTCAATTGAGCGCCGCTCATCCTCGAAGGCTGGGTTCAATGCCTTCACCGTGTCGTGGCGGAAGACACCATGGTCAGCGAGCCACAGGTGCATCGACGTAAAGACGTGTTCCTGTGGGTTGTCACGCGTTTCCAGGAGCGTTCCAAGCACAATGACGGGCACCAGAATAACGGGGAAGTAGCGCAGCCAGCGGTACGTGGCGTAGCTCGTCATGCCAACACGAGAGCGACGCTCCTCGAAGGGCATGGGAAATACGCGGTTGATAGTCTCCAGCACCCGCGAGTGCCGCGTCATCTCCGCCTTCGCGCGCTTCACCCATAATTGGGACATCTGCAGGTTCTATCTGGTCACGTGAAGGCACAACGCAGCAGTTTAGCAAAAGCGCACGGCGAAAGGCCGAGGCCAGAGAAAGCGGTTGCCTTCGCTATACCCGACCAAGCAACCTCGAAGATGCCagtagagggagagggaagaaagacAGGAGATGTGTGCAGAGGAAAAACACAGGAAAGCCGTTCAAAAAGGAAGGCAGCAAAGGCGCACGGCACTGGCGTGACATCGAATTGCGTAGCGGTGACGGAGACGGAAACAGAGCATACGTATGCCTCTCCTCGATACatcgcacatgcacacacacacacacacacacatacatacaaaACAGGCGGACGGAAAGGTGGGCAGCTACACCACCAGCCAGCACTTGCAGCTCAGTTTTGCTTTGAGTGGACATTCgaaagaagagcagagagagaggggcatggcaagagcagcaacagcagtcgTCACCGTAGCAATAGTGCAatgccgcctccctctctttcttacCCTCATGGAGAGCGACCGTTTGAGATGCATGAGAGGGGGTCCACACCGCAGAGTCAACGAGGAATAATACACCAAACAAACACAAATGAACGGGGAAGCAGACGCGCCaaggagagcaagagaagagaggcagaagcagaaaaaaagggaggaagaaggcgatCAGGGCTCACGGTAGGTAAATGGcgtgtgaggaggggagtggagtggagtggagAGCGCATGTGCACCTTCGAGATGCAATAACGAGCCCAGACCAGGACGCGAGCTCTCTTGCCGATGGCAAAGCTCAAGGTGCTTGTTAGCGAGCTTTAGGGCGGCAATGTCCTTGATACAATGCATGTTGCGCGcgaccacctccgccacccgTTGCGTCAAAAGACAATTCTCGCTACGCAGCACGGCTACAAGTCGCTTTAGCCGGGTCGCACTCCTGCGGGTGTCATCTGCAAAAGCGTGAGGCAGACCGGCTTGGCTGCCACTAGTGTGATCCTCTCTGTAACACACTGCCACTCCTGCTGAACTGTTCCGTTCAGGAATAGAGCACTTCATATCGGTGACAGCGCCCTTCGTAATAGCAGCTTGAAGTAAACTCACCGTTTCCTCAAGCGCTGATGACCGCGCACGTTCAAATTCCAGAGCGccgtgcagctgcttcatctGTGCTTCAATAGAAATCGCCGTCGACGGGGCAATTGAGGCGGCTGGTGTGATCCCGTCGAGGTGTCTTCTCGGCAGTCGTGTCGTTACGGATTCGAAGCCCAATGTAGCGCCATCCTCTGTGCTCGCCTCCGCGGCGTGCAGAGACTCATTGTAAAGCTGGTCGCAGAGCTGCTTGTAAAActctgctgctttgcacgCCTCCTCAGACTGACACAGTGACAGTTCTTTCTCGCGTTCCAGCCTCTGCACGCAGCGCTGAAGCTCTCGCACTTCTTCTTTCAACACACACTTGGCCGCATCTCCCTCTGCGGCAGAAGCCAGCTCAGGACGCTCAGTGAACTTGATgaggctgcgcagcgcaagcGCTTCCTGCTGAAACACGGCCACTCGCTGATGCGCGCTCGCGAGCTCCTGTTCCAGCCGCTCGCACGTGTCCTGAAGATCATTGACACGGTGGTAGAGAAACGGGagttgccgcagctgcctctcTTGATCTCGTCGCAGCCGCTCGCGACTCTTGAGACCGGCCACCTGTCGCTCAATTGTCATCGTTGTTTCGGCTACCACGTCTGCGTTACTAGACTTGAATGACGAGGCAGTTCGCCGGTACAATGGAGACTGCAGCATAGCGCACTGTGAGGCTATGCATGTCGGCACGTACGCCCTCGCCTTTCACTCAACCAGACCGATGTCTGAGCACTTTGGAATTTTAACGTCTCGTAAAGATGGGCTGCACGGACAGAAGGGCGCAGCttagagagaaggagagatgaAGCGATCGAATGAATCAGCGTCACAGAATGGGGAAGAGGACGGCGAGCAAAGGAAACGAAGTGCCGCAGCTGTCTCAGTGGATGCCgctgttcctctctccccacgtCGATATATGCAGGCAGGAAAgggcagaagagagcaagagagtgACGAGAGGAAAAATGAACAGTACAGTCAGGGGGACAAGCGAGGCTACCCAAACAAAACACTCACCTCACTCAATCCACGCATGCCTGTACGCGCAAGTACACTCCTGTTGATTTAAAGACCAGCTGCAGTAAAGAGCGAGGGGCTTGAGATGACGCACCATGATCGAACGCGGACGTTGTGGAATGTGAtagcccctcccctttcttcaGTACtaagcggcgccgccagaGGCACTCGCTTACCCCGCCTCATGGCTGCAGAGTAAGCTATGACAGCTCATCTATTTCTTGCCTTTGGAATCTTTTCTTTGAAGTTTATGCGTAGAAAAATCTGTAAAGATATACCACGGTCCTTTTTGCCAACGCACCTTCGCCACCATGCCAGACAACAGCCCCTCTCCCAGCCACTCAACGGGTCATTCACGCACGAAATgtggagaggtggagagaacAGAGGTGATAAAAAAAGTGGAGTTAAAGAGAGCCGAAATAGAGGCAGACGCAGGGGGATCACAacacaaaggaaaaaagcaGATCGCGGGAGgcagaacaacaacagtCGCACCACAGCCGGCTTGGACAAGCATCAATGACAGGTGCTGTTGTCATCGATCCTATCTTGTGGGTGTTAGTTTCATGCTGAAACTCCAAAGTGCGTGATGGTCATCATCTTCCTGTCTCCttacctccccccccccctctttctccttccgtGATACACATTCTCCTGTCCTCATTAACATAGGAGATGGTGCAAAGAGGACTTTGTAGCGGAACGCATTCAGGGATCATGTCATGCACACAGTAGCAGtagcaggagcggcagcagatgCAATGAGCAACGCTTGCCCCGCAGTGGGAGGCGCCATGGCCCCTCCCtccagacacacacacatatgctCGGGTCAGAAAGCACAGCTCACAGTCACGCTTTCTCTTCCGTTTGACTCCTCCCCATGACTGAgctctctgccctctccacGGCAACCTGAGACGCGTTTGGGTAGCCAAACCATGCTTCGAAAGTGTCTTCGTCGAAGCTGAAGTGCGCATTCTTATTGACCGATATCATCTCGCCCTTTTCGATGTCACGAAGTGCCTGCATCACAAAGTAGCCCTTCtcatgctgcgccgctgccttcttCTGTTGCGCGAGCCACAGCAGCATTTCCCCATCTGGGTATCCAATCATGGCGTTCGGGTTTGACGAGTGCAGCGCCAAGTCCATGACCGGCACCATGCCCATCAGCTCCCCCTGTCCCCGCTGCGCAAATGGGGATTGCTGGAAGTAGGGGTGTCCCACGCTGCCGACATCGCTAGTCGACAAGAACGGAATCGCGTGACGCCGGAAGAGGCAGTAGGCGTGGCGGAAAACCACATCAAAGTCGCTTGCCTCCACCTTACACTGCGCCACGAGTGGCGCTGTCCACTCCTTGTAGCCTTTCGTCGCCTGCGCCGCATCCGCCACTTTGCCAATCGGCATTGCCTGGTCAAATGGCAGCACATCCAGGTAGCTCTGAACGCCGCGTGGCTGACCAGTGAGAAGGACCTTGGTGAGGAATCCCACGAACGCGAAGGAGCCGCGTGTCAGGTCCTCCCAGAACGGCACAGGCTCACCATGTCGTTCGGGAGACACCTTCAAGGCGATGTTCGGGTCGCTGGCGATGCTCAGCACGCTCTGCGTTGCCTCGATAGGAACGACGGCGACAAAGTCGAACTCAGGAATCCGCTcggtggcgaggaggccTAATGGTGTGATGTGGACACGCTGAAAGAGACGGCACCCTTTCATAATCGCCCACGTAACGAAGTCGAGCAACGTGGGGTTGCATCGGGTGATGCGTACGCCGCCCATTGCCAGAGCGCGCACAGGTAAAGCAAAATTAAAGAAACCACTAAGGGCAAAGGAATCGGCTCGATGGCGCACAAGAAGGCGTGCCTGTGCAGGTGAAGATTAGTCGGAAACAAAAATAAAGCTCCACTATAAGCGTGTCATGAAGTGCAAACACATAGTCAACAGCAGAGGGGACTACTGTCACGCATGCCAGAAAGTAAAGCGCCAACAGCAAAGAATGAAATCCCGAAATAAGGCGCACAGCCAGCGATCttcaaagagaaaagaaatcAAGAGAGACGGATAGAAGAGCGATGTCATACGTGCAGCAAGAAGTACCATGATCAATGGACCGGTGCTGCGTCTTGCTGCGACTAGTCAGTAGCGTCTTCCCAGTACACGAGATGGAAAGGGACGAaaaggacgaagaggagagcaaaaacaaaaggcCAGAAGCTCCAGCCACATGCAATcaaacgcagcagcacacatgACTGGGCAACATACATTATATGCAGTACCCCTCCCAAGCTGAATGGAGACATGACTGGTCTCATGTTCACACTGCCAACACAGAACGGCGCGCTCATACAAAGGGGAAGAATCATAAATAAATAGATAAGCTCACTTGCTGTACACGattctccctctcaccgGCTTTTTTCTGCACTGATGAGTAAGTCCCGGTCCTTTTGCGTCgtttgggggagggaggaggagcgttGCTGTCGTTTCGCTTTTGCTGAGAACGCCATCGCAGGAACTCggggcgagagaagagaaggtggaAAAGTATTGTGACCCACCAACACCAATCCTCTTCTGCACTCCAACGGGCAAAAACaatgggggagagaaaaatcGAGAAAAAAAGCTAACAGGGCAGCACACAAACACATCGATACAGTTTGCCGATATGCAAGGCAAGGAGCAGAGGTATACTCGCACTCCAATGcctacacagacacacaactATGCGCATAGGCAGACTCGTgagcagagaagcacactGCGGCCTtgccggggggaggggcgaaggGGAAAGCTTTCCTCATCGCAGCGCGGAAAAATCCAAGCTGACCTACATCCATCCcaaacatacacacagacatcaCCAAAGTCAACGTCTTCTGCACACCGTCACGGGATCTATAGGGGACatatctctctctctcggtccGCAATTTTCTCGCGTCACGTCGTGCAATTACCAGAGAAACaatctcccccccccccacaacTCTGACCTGTCTCTGCTCACCTGTCGCTCCCTTGGTATTCGTCACATTAGACCTCCACAATATCAACCAGCTGGCGGATCTCTTCCTTGAGTACCGGCGTCGTACCAGGCCTGAGCACGATTTCCTGTCGTGGGTACATACGCTCGTTCGGCTTGTCGTACCCGATCATGACCTCCGTCTTGTCTTTAGTGATGACGCACACATCCACCTGGGTACCGCTATAAGGATCATTAAAGATACCCTTGCGGATGGCCGACGCCACCAGTTCCTTGGCCTCCTCGCACGTCATGTTGTCCTTGTAGGCAGCCTCCATCTGTGCCATGGCGGCAATGCTGCCGCTACCCATCGTCACGAAAGGTAAACGATCGGTGCTGCCGTGTGGCGCAATGGTGGCTAAGAACGGACCCTCCACATCCACGCCACCAAGCACGAGCGCCGCGCTGACGTGGCCCTGGTAACGGTACAAGTgacgcttcagcagcgtcagtGCCTCGAGCACGCGGGACTGTTTGCCCGTCTCGAGTCGGTGCAGAGCCAGGTGCGAGGACACCATGTTCGTTACAGCCTCCGTATCCGCCGATGtgccggcaccgcagcacatGATGTTCGGAGCCATATAGTGAATCTTACGGCAGTGCTTGTCCGCTACAATACTGCCCTCAGTGGCACGAGTATCAGCGCCGAGCACGACGCCGTCCTGGTAAACGACGCCGACGATAGTCGTACCGGTCTTCAGCGTGCGTGGTGCAGAATAACCCTCAGCTTCCAGATTGAGGTTACGCTGAACATTTTCAAAGTTGAATCCGGGCATAGCGCAAGCGGGGTCCTTTCTTTTCGCAGTGCGGGCAAGTGCGTAGTTTGCCGTCGGTCCTTTCTTTATTTGTAAGATagcgagaagagcaaaaagagGGTGGCCGCAGAAACAAACCAgcaaaagggagaaaaaataTATATCAAAGGCCCTTGTATGCCGCTGCGTCACCTCGAGGACACACTGAGACCGAGGGAGGCGTAAacggaagggagagggaggcactCAAGTGTATGGAAAAGGAGTGAAGTGTAGCTAAGTAGTAGAGAAAGATGAGGTAGAGGTGGAGTGCTTAGGCGTGAGGGAGGAAAGTAGAGTGGACACTGAGTAAGCTGTGAAGCAACAGGGCGAGAGTGTGAGAACCACAAGGCTCATTACGCAAAAGAGAATGCAGCAAACAAAGTGATACGGCAGGTGCAggtgaaagaggaagagagaataGAGGAGAGTTGTGAACAAGATGCTCAGCCTCAGAGTCAAGCTGGTGTCGTCCAAGCCGAAACACGCACGTAGGCCGCGGTGAGGCCAAAAGATAAATCTAACTCAATGTGTGAGATTCACGCGTAATTCACATTCGCCAAGGATGGGAGGCGAAGATGTTGTACTCGTCAAGATCTCTTCAGTGGCAAGCGCTTATCATACACGGTGGCGTAGAGACTGCTTCACAAGAAGTgccttgctgctgtttcACTGATTGAATGGCAAACAAAACAGGAAGAGatcgctcccctccccctaccacCACAACCAGCACCCTCCTGCGTGTCTGCACTTCTTAGCTCTGTCCAGATATAGTGGGGATAAACTTGATGCCACCAACGACGCCGCACACATGCAGCAGAGTCCCTGACATATGCAGAGGGGCACACGGGCAGAAAGAATGTGCAGGGTACACAGCCCTtcaaaataaaaaaaaagaagaaggaaaTCCACACATGCCAGCGTGGTTACTGTGAACACAACAAAACGACGACATAAgcagtagagagagagagggacgccCCGGGGAGCTCTTCTCGGGTTGCGCTACAATTCCATACACTCGCTCCGCAGCCCCCTTTCCTCGGATGTAAAAAATCATCACCAATGCGCCTACAGTGGCCCGAAAGCCAACCCAGAGAAGGCTAGCCACCGCGCACAGCATATAAGTGACGCTGCCTACGGTGTCTTCTTCAGATTTTTGAAGTCGTACTTGTCAGACGGCTGCAGATTCATCCAGTAATCCTCACCCTTCTTCTGGCGCCtatcctcctccacctcgctgaACTCTTCGGCCACAGGTTGCCCGTCTCCAAGAAACACGGGCTCCTCTCCTggcggcagctccgccgTCACAGACGCGTTTGGAGCTATCATTTTGTTTGCCTCGTCGAAGGAAGCAGAGTCCGTCAGCTTGGCGCGCGGTTCGTTTGGCGTTGGACCAGCGAACCGATAGGCATCCTGCACGTGCTCCTGaatcgccgctgccagctTCTCTTTTGTACCCTCTGTATTGGTCAGGTTCAACTTCACGATACGGCGCGAAACTGGGTAGCCAAagagcggtggcggcactgccTTGAGCCCGAGCTTCAgccgctctcttccctcaaTGTTCGGCTCTAAGATGCTGAAGACGTAGTAGTGCTTGTACTTGGAGATCTTTCGAGACTGCTTGATGTGCACCAGATCTCCCTCCACGCAGGCAAGATCCTCATCGTGAGCAAAGAAGCGGCTCGTGCGTGACACACGCTGGTTGAACTTCGGGTAGTAGACCATGTGATTCGCTGCCACAACAGCCGTCTTGAGCATGCTGGTACTGACTACGTAGCCAATCTTGTCAGAGCCTTGGCGAGGTTGGTTGAAAATCATTGACGTCAGGTCGTACGGCCACGGCATGCGACGTGGACGCTGCCCCTGCACACCGGTCATCGAGACAGCCCAATGATGGCGCGTGCGATTTGGGAAAGCATTACGTTTGAACTTGCGGATGTAGACACGGTGATTtgcgttgtgtgtgttcttgGTGCGCGCGCCGCCGTACATCATCACGCACCGCTGACGGTGTTCCGTCTGGAAGTTCCACCATGGGAATCGAAGAAGTGACTGGCGAAACATGAGAGTTTTGTGAGGCGAGCCAATCTTCGCAGAAAAGTTTCGAATCAAGTACCTTTCGAGCGCACTGTAACGTGGTCAAAAGGAAACGTCGAAGAGAGGCAATTCTACCTGCCACGATTCTTGGGTCCCTCCGATATGCTCCAGCAAAGTGAACAGGTGTGCTAGAGCGTCAAGGCGCGGAGATCCACAGCGCATAACAACACGTCCCGCAACCCAAATTACAACAAAGAAACGTGCACACGTTCCGTCACCGACCCGGCACCCTGTATttaagggagaggggtgggggctgcGAGTCTGCACACGTCTTTATGGAAGCCCTTCAGAAAAGGTGGAGTCGTTTGACACGCACCCctcgatgtgtgtgtgtgtgtccagACGCTTCGCGCTTACAGAAACAATGACAACGGGAGAGGCCCCACAGAAAAACGAGtcgcacgtgtgtgtattgGTGTGTGCAGGTAGTGCACCGaagaagcaagagaggacGCACAGACAGCAAGCActgggaagaggaagacgactGCAAGTGCAAATGCAAAGACAAGACTGAGTGTAGCACGAAACCGTCCCCAAGTGAGTATGAGTCACTTGGATAGGTGGGAAAAGAGaacgggggaggggtaggCACATACGGCAGAAAATTCCTACATGTGCGTCCCTTTTTTCCATTGCAGCGAAGCACATGATGGGTGCATTGATGTTTAGGTGTGTGAAGTTCGACAAAACGCTGCAAGCTCAAGCCGCGGAGGAGGGGTTAAGTCTTCGCGCAATATGCTCGCTCAACTTGTTTTCGTCGTGTTTGTGCATGCaactttttcttttgggggggggagggggggcttcCTCCCAACACGGAAGAGGGGGTTGTGACTCGGTATCGGCATAGGTACGTTATTTACAAGAACCATCCACTGAATTTTGGGTGTGTGGACCTTCGGAAGGATGCGCGTGTTTCCTTTTACGAACAAAGGAACGGAAACAACGAAAAcgaaacgaaagagaaaacaacaagCGAACAAATGACAGTGACACCTCCATTCAATACGCCATCAAGCGAGATAAACCAAAGGCGAAGCTGCCCGTTTTATTTTCTTTGCACTTGCATCgcccctacacacacacacacaggcacacatgcgcacgaCTGCATGTGATGCTCTGTTCTCTCCATCAATGCCTTTATAGGCTACATCTtcacaccctctcctcctctgcgtcaTCTTCTGTGTTGAGAGGCTCATTCTCTTTCTACATCCCCCTCGTCTCTCAAGTTCTATTCGCCATGGcaagcggcgcagtggcgggGAACGCGGGGAAGAAGCAACGAGGtgcaccacccacacacatacacacacacacacacatacatagTAGTAAAGAATTCACAAGACGGAATTGTatgcatgtgtatgtgtgtgtggcgctgAAGGGAAGGGCACGACGGCTATGCAGCGTGTGTGGGAAGAGACCGCTCTATGTATAAAAGAAACCATAGCGGACGAGAAGGGCACACAAGAAGCctgcggcagagagaaggacggaAAAGACAACGAACCAAGACCACGGCAAGGGAGCAGAAGCAAGCTGACCTCTTTTGTTTATGGCGTTGCTGCTACGATGTTATGCACCTCTTCGCTCACCCTAgatcctttttttcctttgcttcaCGCAGTTCAACAACATCACCTCCTCTATTACGCACTGAATTGCTCCATACAAACACGTTGTACGCATCAACAGAAAGAAACAACAAAGGAAGATGGGCACGCAGCGCGTCTGTCCTGCGGTTGTTACACCGTGAcgggctgctgctacgcGTCGTACTCCCCTGATTTTCTTCGGCTCCATCGTCTTGTGCGCCCTGCAGCGCacgagaagcagcaggcaTCAAGGCCGGCGGTGATGGCACAAGTGAAGCAAGCGGGTGTATGCGCACCTACTTGCCGCGGCCACCCTTCATGCGTGTGACACCTGGGGCACCGGCAAACATACCGCCCATACCTGCCTTGCTCATGGCCATGTTGCCGccacgaccgccgccgctgccagctgcTTGCTTCTTGCCAGCGTCGGATTCCGGGTTTGTCACGGTCTCATCGATCGAGAGAATCAGGCAGGCCGCCTCCGTGGCGCTCTGCAGCGCATTCCGCTTTACCAGCGTAGGCTCCCACACAAAGTTAGCGAAGGTGTCACACACACCGCCGTTGAAGATGTCCACGCCATACCACTGGCTGTCCCTTTCAGAGGTCACGTAGTGCTTCTGGCGCAGCTTGTTCACTGTGCCAGTGCTATCGTGGCCGGCGTTCTCAGCAAGCTGGCGCGGAATGATTTCCAGCGCGCGGGCGTAGCCGGCGACCACCATCTGCTCCTTGCCCTTGATCGTCCGCGAGTACTCGCGCAGTTTCTTACTCAGCTCCATCTCGATGGCACCACCCCCGC
This DNA window, taken from Leishmania panamensis strain MHOM/PA/94/PSC-1 chromosome 34 sequence, encodes the following:
- a CDS encoding hypothetical protein (TriTrypDB/GeneDB-style sysID: LpmP.34.3690), yielding MLQSPLYRRTASSFKSSNADVVAETTMTIERQVAGLKSRERLRRDQERQLRQLPFLYHRVNDLQDTCERLEQELASAHQRVAVFQQEALALRSLIKFTERPELASAAEGDAAKCVLKEEVRELQRCVQRLEREKELSLCQSEEACKAAEFYKQLCDQLYNESLHAAEASTEDGATLGFESVTTRLPRRHLDGITPAASIAPSTAISIEAQMKQLHGALEFERARSSALEETVSLLQAAITKGAVTDMKCSIPERNSSAGVAVCYREDHTSGSQAGLPHAFADDTRRSATRLKRLVAVLRSENCLLTQRVAEVVARNMHCIKDIAALKLANKHLELCHRQESSRPGLGSLLHLEGAHALSTPLHSPPHTPFTYREP
- a CDS encoding hypothetical protein (TriTrypDB/GeneDB-style sysID: LpmP.34.3680), whose protein sequence is MSQLWVKRAKAEMTRHSRVLETINRVFPMPFEERRSRVGMTSYATYRWLRYFPVILVPVIVLGTLLETRDNPQEHVFTSMHLWLADHGVFRHDTVKALNPAFEDERRSIEWKANDRKWRFTGMDMPSEREIREFAAINIDRQSRRQS
- a CDS encoding hypothetical protein (TriTrypDB/GeneDB-style sysID: LpmP.34.3700), with the translated sequence MGGVRITRCNPTLLDFVTWAIMKGCRLFQRVHITPLGLLATERIPEFDFVAVVPIEATQSVLSIASDPNIALKVSPERHGEPVPFWEDLTRGSFAFVGFLTKVLLTGQPRGVQSYLDVLPFDQAMPIGKVADAAQATKGYKEWTAPLVAQCKVEASDFDVVFRHAYCLFRRHAIPFLSTSDVGSVGHPYFQQSPFAQRGQGELMGMVPVMDLALHSSNPNAMIGYPDGEMLLWLAQQKKAAAQHEKGYFVMQALRDIEKGEMISVNKNAHFSFDEDTFEAWFGYPNASQVAVERAESSVMGRSQTEEKA
- a CDS encoding 60S ribosomal protein L23, putative (TriTrypDB/GeneDB-style sysID: LpmP.34.3670), translating into MGKDQANVKGCRFRVSVALPVGAVVNCADNTGAKNLYIISVKGYHGRLNRLPSAALGDMVMCSVKKGKPELRKKVLNAVIIRQRKSWRRKDGTVIYFEDNAGVIVNPKGEMKGSGIAGPVAKESADLWPKISTHAPAIV
- a CDS encoding 30S Ribosomal protein S17-like protein (TriTrypDB/GeneDB-style sysID: LpmP.34.3720), whose product is MFRQSLLRFPWWNFQTEHRQRCVMMYGGARTKNTHNANHRVYIRKFKRNAFPNRTRHHWAVSMTGVQGQRPRRMPWPYDLTSMIFNQPRQGSDKIGYVVSTSMLKTAVVAANHMVYYPKFNQRVSRTSRFFAHDEDLACVEGDLVHIKQSRKISKYKHYYVFSILEPNIEGRERLKLGLKAVPPPLFGYPVSRRIVKLNLTNTEGTKEKLAAAIQEHVQDAYRFAGPTPNEPRAKLTDSASFDEANKMIAPNASVTAELPPGEEPVFLGDGQPVAEEFSEVEEDRRQKKGEDYWMNLQPSDKYDFKNLKKTP
- a CDS encoding proteasome beta 2 subunit, putative (TriTrypDB/GeneDB-style sysID: LpmP.34.3710); this translates as MPGFNFENVQRNLNLEAEGYSAPRTLKTGTTIVGVVYQDGVVLGADTRATEGSIVADKHCRKIHYMAPNIMCCGAGTSADTEAVTNMVSSHLALHRLETGKQSRVLEALTLLKRHLYRYQGHVSAALVLGGVDVEGPFLATIAPHGSTDRLPFVTMGSGSIAAMAQMEAAYKDNMTCEEAKELVASAIRKGIFNDPYSGTQVDVCVITKDKTEVMIGYDKPNERMYPRQEIVLRPGTTPVLKEEIRQLVDIVEV